tctccctctgcctgtgtctctgcctctttctctctctgtgtatctctcatgaataaataaaaatattttttagaaattaaaaaacattttaaaagcccaGATCAATTGTTAACAGCCTCATAAAGTCTAATCCAACCACCTAGCCCAATATTGGCAAGATCATTAGGCGTCCCAGAAATTCTCATGCTTTAGAGTAGTCCCTGATCCTCTCTGTTTCCTAACCCACAAGGGGAAAGCACACTATCTACCACATCACACACTGTTGTTGGACAATCGAGAATACTCAGCTTGATAATAAAGCGTTCAGTAAATGTATTATTTGTGCCTGGACTACTGCCACCATCTCTTAACCTATCTCCCTGCTTCCACTCACGATTCCTCCGTAGCGCATGTGACCACTGCAGCCAGGGTAGCAAAGACATAATTTATGTCACTGCCCTCTTTAGAAGGCATACACTTTTCGCTCTCCTTGAGAGCCACCAAAGTGACTTTCTCATTTCTGAATCTCCAAACGCTTGAAGCCAGTACTCCTCCCAAAGCCTGAAGTTTTCGCATTCATAAAATGAAGGGAGTGGATTAGTCCAATTACCACTCCCTTCAAAGATGGAAGTTTCCTATACTTACATGAAAAGCCTACAAAGATATCTCGGGTGAGGAGAGGTGAGGTgagaggtgaggtgaggtgagctTCCGTAAGATAAATAGCTTAAAGCAGAGACACCTCAGGTGAGCTTCCGTAAGGACCGGAAATCGAGGGAAACTTGAAACTACTGCTGCAAATAGAAGTGGGGTGGAAGCACTAAAGTTAAAATAACTTTGATCAAGATCTTAGGGATCCTTTCTCAAGGAACCGActcttggggacgcctgggtggctcggtggttgagcgcctcctttggctcaggtcgtgatccccgggtcctgggatcaagtccagcactgggctccccgcagagcgcctgcttctccctccgcctatctttgcctctctcctgaataaataaataaaatcttaaaaaaaaaaaaaaatctgactcttGCCACAATCATGGGTCCTTTGGATTATCGCTTTTAAGGTAGATTACTGATATTTTAAAGGAGTCGGTGCCCCAGAGGGGCgaaaaagaggataaaaaaaagacCAGTCGCGTTAAGAAGGAAATGTGTTAGGCCACAAATGGACGAGAGTTTGGACAGCAAACCCAGTGCCCTTcacctaaccctgaccctgaggCGCGGGAAGACCGGAGACTGCAGGCAACAAGGCGCGCGGCCGCCGGGGTGAGCGGACGTGGGCGGCAGCGGTGCACCTCAGCGCTGCGCCCGCCCCCAGCTGCAAGGCCGCGGTTAGGGACCCCGGCCGTGACTCCTCAACCCCCGCGTCCCGCCCCTGTACCTGCGGGGTCGAGCGCCATCTCGGCGGGCGGAGAGGAAAGCAGCGCCTGGCCGCtcccgggcgggggaggggcggggaggggcggggaggggaggggcctgaGCGGGCGGCACGCGCGGCGGCCGGGAGCTTCCCGcgggaggcggaggaggcggcggaggcggcggcccctttcctgcctccttcttcccctcGTCGCTACTTCCGCCGCCCACTGCGCCTGCGcccccctggccccgccccgaaGCCTGTAATTGAAGTGGAACCGACTCCTCCGCGGGAAGGACCGGGAGGGGGCGTGGCCTCGCCCGCTTTGGGGGCGGGGCTCTCTCGGGCGCGCGCAGCCCGGCCCTGCAAGGAGCGCGAACGCCGGCGGCTTCCAGACTCCGGTCTGCGGGGACCCGAGCAGGAGCTGGGGCCTGTGGGAGGGCGCCTTACGTGGCGGTTCGGTTCACGGCCAAGCCCCTCCCTCCACGTCCGCCTTGGGAGGACGAATGAATCATCCCGTTCCCTTATTTTCTCTTCGTTAACGTTCATTcataaatgtctattttatgtCCGGTTCCAGCCacagtaattaaataaaaataaggtccCTGGTCTCGAGGAGTATCCTGTTGGCAGGGGAGTCAGATGCAAGCAGCACGCTGTTAAATGTGATAAACACCGCACAGGCGAGATAGGCACAGCTTGTTTGTTCTACTATGGAGGTGGTACAGTCTGCGAGTATCATTATTTGTCTCACGAAGCAGCAGCCTCTGGCTCCCCTggaggggaaataaaataaaataataaaataaaataaaataactgggcGCTAGGAAATAGTATCCTTAGGGCGCACAGCCTGATTGAGGTGATGTTACACATGCAGACTCTGTCCGTTAAAGCTGTATGTgtttgagaaaaatgaaggaagatgGTATCTATGCTCCTGAAGAATCCCAAATGCCCTCTTCTCGATAAAAGAAACTTTCTTGTGGCAATTATGCTCATTTCCACTCACCAGCCAGCCTTCAGAAATGCCTCCTTGTCATATCCATGTTTAGCTAGTTCGAGCCCCCGAAGGGTGAGGTGCAGCCGGGGACAGATGGGACAGATGTTAGAAAAACAAGGAGCAGCTGCTTCTTCCCTGGGAGGGATTTAGAGCTTTCAAAATGATCCCCTCCCCACCTACCTGcagtccctcctcccctgctgctGCTTCAGCCTGGTCAGTTGGCAGAAAAAGCAGCCGCAGTTGAGCAGGGCTGGGAAAgtgggtctctgctcagcaggtcTTCCGTTTAAGGGCCTATTTGGGCATAACGGCCCTTATTACAGCTGTAGGTTGAGATGCCAAGGTGAAGAATTAATGTTTCACTCAACCAGGCAGGAAAGCAGGTctgttttcttgtgtgttttataaatgtgGTTTGAAACATACCAAATTCATTCTGGTgccccttttatttttctggaggtGGAGAGTTTCGtctagaaaataaatctttttaagatgAGCTGAGTTATAAAAAACACAAGCCAGACACTCACACTTAGGTAATAAAACTAAATCTTCCTATATGCAAAAGGGCATCACGGAGAGCTTTAGTCAGAGACCTATATACCTCTATCTGAATCCTGCATCAAAACCTGTTAGCTTTGTGACTTAAATAAATCCCAATGtttctctggacttcagtttctAATTTGTAAGATcattgtgaggaataaatgtaaTATCATTTAACACTGTTTTGGTCATTGAAAAAACACTGCTACAGTTTTTGCCATAACTGCATATCACTTGAaccattattatttaatattttttatttaaatcaactcACTTAAACTTACATGGGTACTATCTACTTTAGCCTTATCCTACATAATAATATCTGTAAAATCATGGGTTTTATGTGTCCCATAAAATGGACTTCTAGACATAGCACTCTGTGAGAAGCACTGGCAcctcagtgcctggtacatagcaggATGCCCCTCTTCTGTCTcatattaaatgagatcatttggGGGCAAAGTCTTTATAACATACCTGGGGAATATAAGTCATTTATTAGAAGTTAAATCATAAAAACATAATTGGTaattcaaaagagaagaaatgtccTAAGATATCACATTATTAATGGACAATTCTTTGAGCAATAACTGCAATAGGaacagaaagaggaggagggcacGTTGTcccagaaatgagaaaatatgtctTATCCAAGCATGACCTCTAGGGCTCAGATAATATCTGGTACCTAATGGCCCCACAGGAGCCTTTCACAAAGGGGTAAATGCCAGGGTGGGTGGTTAGGAAGGACTTCAAAGATGCAGTAGAAATTATGGCTGAACTTGAAAGATGGGTAGCATGTGTCTACAGAGAAGGATGCATATCACACTAGGAGAAAAGTAAACAAAGTGTCTGGGATTTGAGGTGTTCTTGAAGGACAAATGAGGCATGGAAAAGATAGAAGTTAGGGAATAAAAGCACGTGCAAACGCTAGGGGTAGGAAGCAGGGCTGTGTAGCCGGCATAGTGGAGGGCAATGCCTGAAACCATTCATTTGAGGATTTGGGAAGCTAGTTATGAAAGATACTGAAAATGTTAGAAGAGGCCAGATTCCCACAGCCTTAAACATTAGGCTGAGGAGTGTTTGAATTTGTTGCTATAAGCAGTCAGGGGCTGTTAAAgactaagaagtaaaaaaaaatggccttgTGGTCAAGGtgatatcttttaaagattttttacgTAGGATATATCTAGGtggtgaggagggaggcagaggttAAGCAGAATGCTAAGGAGCTTTTGCAGGAGTTCAGGCAGCATCTGAAAAGAGCCTGAATTAAAATATGTgacaatgtaaaaaaagaaaaaaaaaaaaaaggatggatgtGAAAGTACCTGGAGTGGAAGAATCCATTCCTCATAACGGACTTAGGAAACTAGAACAGAGTCAAGAAGGATTTCTAGGTGATTTCGTTCCTTGGCAAACATACACggacaaatgagaaaatcatgGCAATACACCCA
This sequence is a window from Canis lupus dingo isolate Sandy chromosome 23, ASM325472v2, whole genome shotgun sequence. Protein-coding genes within it:
- the CMC1 gene encoding COX assembly mitochondrial protein homolog, which translates into the protein MSPEKTERNKDDKSPAQLRLLFLPTDQAEAAAGEEGLQAPSHRPQLLLGSPQTGVWKPPAFALLAGPGCARPREPRPQSGRGHAPSRSFPRRSRFHFNYRLRGGARGAQAQWAAEVATRGRRRQERGRRLRRLLRLPREAPGRRACRPLRPLPSPPLPAPPPPGSGQALLSSPPAEMALDPAEQHLRHVEKDVLIPKIMREKARERCSEQVQDFTRCCKDSGILMVVKCRKENSALKECLTAHYNDPAFYEECKMEYLKEREEFRKTGIPSKKRLQKLPTSM